From the genome of Drosophila melanogaster chromosome 2L, one region includes:
- the Cpr gene encoding cytochrome P450 reductase, isoform A, whose translation MASEQTIDGAAAIPSGGGDEPFLGLLDVALLAVLIGGAAFYFLRSRKKEEEPTRSYSIQPTTVCTTSASDNSFIKKLKASGRSLVVFYGSQTGTGEEFAGRLAKEGIRYRLKGMVADPEECDMEELLQLKDIDNSLAVFCLATYGEGDPTDNAMEFYEWITSGDVDLSGLNYAVFGLGNKTYEHYNKVAIYVDKRLEELGANRVFELGLGDDDANIEDDFITWKDRFWPAVCDHFGIEGGGEEVLIRQYRLLEQPDVQPDRIYTGEIARLHSIQNQRPPFDAKNPFLAPIKVNRELHKGGGRSCMHIELSIEGSKMRYDAGDHVAMFPVNDKSLVEKLGQLCNADLDTVFSLINTDTDSSKKHPFPCPTTYRTALTHYLEITAIPRTHILKELAEYCTDEKEKELLRSMASISPEGKEKYQSWIQDACRNIVHILEDIKSCRPPIDHVCELLPRLQPRYYSISSSAKLHPTDVHVTAVLVEYKTPTGRINKGVATTYLKNKQPQGSEEVKVPVFIRKSQFRLPTKPETPIIMVGPGTGLAPFRGFIQERQFLRDEGKTVGESILYFGCRKRSEDYIYESELEEWVKKGTLNLKAAFSRDQGKKVYVQHLLEQDADLIWNVIGENKGHFYICGDAKNMAVDVRNILVKILSTKGNMSEADAVQYIKKMEAQKRYSADVWS comes from the exons ATGGCCAGCGAGCAAACGATTGATGGAGCAGCCGCAATTCccagcggcggcggcgacgAACCCTTCCTGGGACTGCTGGACGTGGCCCTATTGGCGGTGCTAATCGGCGGCGCAGCCTTCTACTTCCTGCGTAGCCgcaagaaggaggaggagccaACCAGGAGCTATTCCATACA ACCCACCACAGTGTGCACCACCAGTGCGTCGGACAATTCGTTCATCAAGAAGCTCAAGGCATCCGGACGCAGTCTGGTCGTCTTCTATGGCTCACAGACCGGAACCGGCGAGGAGTTCGCCGGCCGTCTGGCCAAGGAGGGCATTCGTTACCGTCTGAAGGGCATGGTTGCCGATCCCGAGGAATGCGACatggaggagctgctgcagctgaagGACATCGACAACTCGCTGGCGGTCTTTTGCCTGGCCACCTACGGCGAGGGAGATCCCACTGACAACGCCATGGAGTTCTACGAGTGGATCACCAGCGGCGATGTCGATCTGAGCGGGCTAAATTATGCG GTCTTTGGCTTGGGCAACAAGACCTATGAGCACTACAACAAGGTGGCCATCTATGTGGACAAGCGACTGGAGGAGCTGGGCGCCAACCGGGTCTTTGAACTGGGACTGGGCGACGATGATGCCAA CATCGAGGATGACTTCATCACGTGGAAGGATCGCTTCTGGCCCGCCGTGTGCGATCACTTCGGCATCGAGGGCGGCGGCGAGGAAGTGCTCATCCGCCAGTACCGTTTGCTAGAACAGCCAGATGTGCAGCCTGACCGCATTTACACGGGAGAGATCGCCCGCCTGCACTCGATTCAGAACCAGCGCCCGCCCTTCGACGCCAAGAACCCATTCCTGGCCCCCATCAAGGTGAACCGCGAGCTGCACAAGGGCGGTGGCCGCTCCTGCATGCACATTGAGCTGAGCATCGAGGGTTCCAAGATGCGCTACGATGCCGGAGATCATGTGGCCATGTTCCCTGTTAACGACAAGAGTCTGGTGGAGAAGCTCGGCCAGCTGTGCAACGCCGATCTGGATACTGTGTTCTCGCTGATCAACACCGATACGGACAGCAGCAAGAAGCACCCATTCCCTTGCCCCACTACGTACCGCACCGCTCTGACCCACTACCTGGAAATTACGGCCATACCCCGCACACACATCCTCAAGGAGCTCGCTGAGTATTGTACTGacgagaaggagaaggagttGCTGCGCAGCATGGCCTCCATCAGTCCCGAAG GAAAGGAGAAATACCAGAGCTGGATCCAAGACGCCTGTCGCAACATCGTCCACATTCTGGAGGACATCAAATCCTGTCGCCCACCCATCGATCACGTTTGCGAGCTGCTGCCCCGCTTGCAGCCTCGTTACTACTCCATCTCGTCGTCTGCTAAGCTGCACCCCACTGATGTCCACGTTACAGCCGTTCTCGTGGAGTACAAGACGCCGACGGGACGCATCAACAAGGGCGTAGCCACCACATATCTGAAGAACAAGCAGCCGCAGGGCAGTGAGGAAGTAAAGGTTCCGGTATTCATCCGCAAGTCGCAGTTCCGTTTGCCTACGAAGCCAGAGACACCTATCATAATGGTGGGTCCTGGCACTGGCTTGGCCCCCTTCCGCGGATTCATTCAGGAGCGACAATTCCTTCGCGATGAGGGCAAGACCGTGGGCGAGTCGATTCTCTACTTCGGTTGCCGTAAGCGCAGTGAGGACTACATCTACGAATCCGAGTTGGAGGAGTGGGTTAAGAAGGGCACTCTCAACCTGAAGGCCGCCTTTTCTCGTGACCAGGGCAAGAAGGTCTACGTGCAGCATCTGCTCGAGCAGGACGCAGATCTTATATGGAACGTGATTGGCGAGAATAAGGGGCACTTCTACATATGCGG TGATGCAAAGAACATGGCCGTGGACGTTAGGAACATTTTAGTGAAAATTTTGTCCACTAAGGGTAACATGAGCGAGGCTGACGCCGTGCAGTATATCAAGAAGATGGAGGCTCAGAAGCGCTACTCGGCCGATGTCTGGAGCTAA
- the Cpr gene encoding cytochrome P450 reductase, isoform B — protein sequence MQSSIATSAHLFVRFRQQKLLNLLSILNSLRNRTAVAKRKIEWKVFGLGNKTYEHYNKVAIYVDKRLEELGANRVFELGLGDDDANIEDDFITWKDRFWPAVCDHFGIEGGGEEVLIRQYRLLEQPDVQPDRIYTGEIARLHSIQNQRPPFDAKNPFLAPIKVNRELHKGGGRSCMHIELSIEGSKMRYDAGDHVAMFPVNDKSLVEKLGQLCNADLDTVFSLINTDTDSSKKHPFPCPTTYRTALTHYLEITAIPRTHILKELAEYCTDEKEKELLRSMASISPEGKEKYQSWIQDACRNIVHILEDIKSCRPPIDHVCELLPRLQPRYYSISSSAKLHPTDVHVTAVLVEYKTPTGRINKGVATTYLKNKQPQGSEEVKVPVFIRKSQFRLPTKPETPIIMVGPGTGLAPFRGFIQERQFLRDEGKTVGESILYFGCRKRSEDYIYESELEEWVKKGTLNLKAAFSRDQGKKVYVQHLLEQDADLIWNVIGENKGHFYICGDAKNMAVDVRNILVKILSTKGNMSEADAVQYIKKMEAQKRYSADVWS from the exons ATGCAGAGCTCGATCGCCACATCTGCCCACCTGTTCGTCAGGTTCCGCCAGCAAAAGCTGTTGAATTTGCTCAGCATTTTGAATAGTTTACGTAACAGAACAGCTGTCGCGAAAAGAAAAATTGAATGGAAG GTCTTTGGCTTGGGCAACAAGACCTATGAGCACTACAACAAGGTGGCCATCTATGTGGACAAGCGACTGGAGGAGCTGGGCGCCAACCGGGTCTTTGAACTGGGACTGGGCGACGATGATGCCAA CATCGAGGATGACTTCATCACGTGGAAGGATCGCTTCTGGCCCGCCGTGTGCGATCACTTCGGCATCGAGGGCGGCGGCGAGGAAGTGCTCATCCGCCAGTACCGTTTGCTAGAACAGCCAGATGTGCAGCCTGACCGCATTTACACGGGAGAGATCGCCCGCCTGCACTCGATTCAGAACCAGCGCCCGCCCTTCGACGCCAAGAACCCATTCCTGGCCCCCATCAAGGTGAACCGCGAGCTGCACAAGGGCGGTGGCCGCTCCTGCATGCACATTGAGCTGAGCATCGAGGGTTCCAAGATGCGCTACGATGCCGGAGATCATGTGGCCATGTTCCCTGTTAACGACAAGAGTCTGGTGGAGAAGCTCGGCCAGCTGTGCAACGCCGATCTGGATACTGTGTTCTCGCTGATCAACACCGATACGGACAGCAGCAAGAAGCACCCATTCCCTTGCCCCACTACGTACCGCACCGCTCTGACCCACTACCTGGAAATTACGGCCATACCCCGCACACACATCCTCAAGGAGCTCGCTGAGTATTGTACTGacgagaaggagaaggagttGCTGCGCAGCATGGCCTCCATCAGTCCCGAAG GAAAGGAGAAATACCAGAGCTGGATCCAAGACGCCTGTCGCAACATCGTCCACATTCTGGAGGACATCAAATCCTGTCGCCCACCCATCGATCACGTTTGCGAGCTGCTGCCCCGCTTGCAGCCTCGTTACTACTCCATCTCGTCGTCTGCTAAGCTGCACCCCACTGATGTCCACGTTACAGCCGTTCTCGTGGAGTACAAGACGCCGACGGGACGCATCAACAAGGGCGTAGCCACCACATATCTGAAGAACAAGCAGCCGCAGGGCAGTGAGGAAGTAAAGGTTCCGGTATTCATCCGCAAGTCGCAGTTCCGTTTGCCTACGAAGCCAGAGACACCTATCATAATGGTGGGTCCTGGCACTGGCTTGGCCCCCTTCCGCGGATTCATTCAGGAGCGACAATTCCTTCGCGATGAGGGCAAGACCGTGGGCGAGTCGATTCTCTACTTCGGTTGCCGTAAGCGCAGTGAGGACTACATCTACGAATCCGAGTTGGAGGAGTGGGTTAAGAAGGGCACTCTCAACCTGAAGGCCGCCTTTTCTCGTGACCAGGGCAAGAAGGTCTACGTGCAGCATCTGCTCGAGCAGGACGCAGATCTTATATGGAACGTGATTGGCGAGAATAAGGGGCACTTCTACATATGCGG TGATGCAAAGAACATGGCCGTGGACGTTAGGAACATTTTAGTGAAAATTTTGTCCACTAAGGGTAACATGAGCGAGGCTGACGCCGTGCAGTATATCAAGAAGATGGAGGCTCAGAAGCGCTACTCGGCCGATGTCTGGAGCTAA
- the CG9497 gene encoding uncharacterized protein, isoform A, protein MCSIVFDADVVAPPSHLDVPFFEEVLETALRTARVQLLSIHIRMGSSTGENYCSQIYRVKVSFKRPDHPEQHMAFIVKSIPHLDSVEFIDDLQVYLKEKITYYEVLPRLELLMQCNRRFGPKLYHYLKQPENSLVFEDLAEKGFVMASRELGLNEEHCQLVMERLAEFHATSMALAVVDPHIFDAYGDGMLSPRGLAKDDGLLMQFFSGNGKELHHLVSTWPGFEKIAEKIGKYMQNQRANLERSQAPQEKEVKVLNHGDLWVNNMLFKYDGAQRPQDLILIDFQLSVWGSPGIDLNYFFYTSLTLEVLRHRRTQLLRTYHARLAKTLLDLDMGIPVPSYEQILEEVHRRESYGFFASYGIFPTVSQDKAQTADNNLENFKDADFAKQKVRQMFQSRRLADTLRYTLPHFERAGVLD, encoded by the exons ATGTGTAGCATTGTGTTCGACGCGGACGTGGTTGCTCCACCCAGCCACCTGGACGTGCCCTTCTTCGAGGAGGTGCTGGAGACAGCTCTGCGAACAGCCAGGGTGCAGCTGCTCTCCATTCACATCCGGATGGGCAGCAGCACGGGCGAGAACTACTGCAGTCAAATCTACAGAGTGAAGGTTTCGTTTAAGCGCCCCGATCATCCGGAGCAGCACATGGCGTTTATTGTGAAGAGCATTCCCCACCTGGACTCGGTGGAGTTCATTGATGACCTGCAAGTTTACCTCAAGGAGAAGATCACCTATTACGAAGTGCTACCGCGGCTAGAGCTCTTGATGCAGTGCAACCGGAGATTCGGACCTAA ACTTTATCACTACCTAAAACAGCCGGAGAACTCCCTTGTGTTCGAAGATCTGGCGGAGAAGGGCTTCGTGATGGCTTCGCGCGAGTTGGGACTGAACGAGGAGCATTGTCAGCTTGTCATGGAGCGCTTGGCGGAGTTTCATGCCACTTCGATGGCCTTGGCTGTGGTG GATCCGCACATCTTCGATGCATATGGCGACGGAATGCTATCGCCGAGGGGCTTAGCCAAAGACGATGGACTACTGATGCAGTTCTTCTCGGGCAATGGCAAGGAGTTGCATCACCTGGTGAGCACGTGGCCCGGCTTCGAAAAGATCGCCGAGAAGATCGGCAAGTACATGCAAAATCAGCGGGCCAACTTGGAACGCAGCCAGGCACCGCAGGAAAAGGAGGTGAAGGTACTCAATCACGGTGACCTGTGGGTGAACAATATGCTGTTCAAGTACGACGGAGCACAGCGTCCGCAGGACCTCATCCTCATCGACTTCCAGTTGAGCGTGTGGGGTAGTCCGGGCATCGACCTCAACTATTTCTTCTACACTAGCCTGACATTGGAAGTGCTGCGTCATCGGCGGACCCAGCTGCTGCGCACATACCACGCGCGGCTGGCCAAAACGCTGCTCGACCTGGACATGGGCATCCCGGTGCCCAGCTACGAGCAAATCCTGGAGGAGGTCCACCGTCGCGAGTCCTACGGATTCTTTGCCAGCTACGGCATTTTCCCCACTGTTAGCCAGGACAAGGCCCAGACCGCCGACAACAACCTGGAGAACTTCAAGGACGCCGATTTTGCCAAGCAGAAGGTGCGTCAGATGTTCCAGTCCCGCCGACTGGCGGATACGCTGCGCTACACGCTACCGCACTTTGAACGCGCTGGTGTCTTGGATTGA
- the CG9498 gene encoding uncharacterized protein, which translates to MVVIKNEQNISVPEYLNEHFFTETLEEGLRESKVTLKEINFAWGSNPGDNYCSAIYRVGVSFARWADGGESPVTEQLSLIVKTIPITEATQFLEDVCVFIKEKQTYTDVLPRLDILSRGDTFGAKYYHSVKTPVQTIVFSDLTVEGFKVASREKGLDWNHASLILQQLGKFHATSMVLAKKDPAIVKQYTRGMLSEDILMKSDTFEQMFGGFLKGLIKSSASWAGYEKISKHLQRLMDNFRNVCADAPRPRKGDRYVVLNHGDLWTNNFMYGYDNASQPDVPTRAIFVDFQLSFYGSPACDLNFFLNTSIKLQLLQERREELIKVYYASFKDALEYARFEDIPSYEDLQYELRSRETYGLFGMFAFLPMITMPKELAQDNSIENMQDEAFKQRKMDAIFSQKFLNDHQKWALKRADSLGVFGDY; encoded by the exons ATGGTGGTCATTAAGAACGAGCAGAATATCTCGGTGCCCGAGTATCTCAACGAGCACTTCTTCACAGAGACCCTGGAGGAGGGTTTGCGGGAGTCGAAGGTGACCCTGAAGGAGATCAATTTTGCGTGGGGCAGCAATCCGGGGGACAACTATTGCTCGGCTATCTATCGTGTCGGAGTCTCGTTCGCTAGATGGGCCGACGGTGGGGAATCCCCGGTGACGGAGCAGCTTTCGCTAATTGTGAAGACCATTCCGATCACCGAAGCCACTCAGTTTCTGGAGGATGTCTGTGTGTTCATCAAGGAGAAGCAGACCTACACTGATGTCTTGCCGCGATTGGATATCCTCAGCCGTGGCGACACATTCGGAGCAAA ATACTATCACTCTGTGAAGACTCCGGTGCAAACGATCGTGTTCAGTGACCTCACGGTAGAGGGATTCAAGGTGGCCTCGCGTGAAAAAGGCCTGGACTGGAACCACGCCTCACTCATTCTTCAGCAACTGGGAAAGTTCCATGCCACCTCCATGGTGCTGGCCAAGAAG GATCCCGCTATTGTGAAGCAATACACGCGTGGCATGCTCAGCGAGGACATCCTGATGAAGAGCGACACCTTCGAGCAAATGTTCGGCGGCTTCCTCAAGGGCCTCATCAAGAGCTCAGCGAGCTGGGCCGGCTACGAGAAGATTAGCAAGCACTTGCAGCGCCTTATGGACAACTTCCGGAACGTGTGTGCGGATGCGCCCAGGCCGAGGAAGGGTGATCGCTACGTGGTGCTCAACCACGGGGATTTGTGGACCAATAACTTCATGTACGGATACGATAACGCTTCACAGCCGGACGTTCCCACGCGTGCCATCTTCGTGGACTTCCAACTCAGCTTCTATGGCAGTCCGGCCTGCGATCTGAACTTCTTCCTGAACACCAGCATCAAGCTGCAATTGCTGCAGGAGCGCCGCGAGGAGCTCATCAAGGTGTACTATGCATCCTTCAAGGATGCTCTGGAGTACGCCCGCTTCGAGGACATTCCCAGCTATGAGGATCTGCAGTACGAGCTGCGCAGCCGCGAAACCTACGGACTTTTCGGCATGTTCGCCTTCCTGCCCATGATCACCATGCCCAAGGAGCTGGCCCAGGACAACAGCATTGAGAACATGCAGGACGAGGCCTTCAAGCAGCGCAAGATGGATGCCATCTTCTCGCAAAAGTTCCTGAACGACCACCAAAAGTGGGCTCTGAAGCGAGCTGATTCACTTGGCGTCTTCGGGGACTACTGA
- the ppk7 gene encoding pickpocket 7: MTLVYFPPSKLQQQQQPSRSSRLAQQLAQSSWQLALRFGKRTTIHGLDRLLSAKASRWERFVWLCTFVSAFLGAVYVCLILSARYNAAHFQTVVDSTRFPVYRIPFPVITICNRNRLNWQRLAEAKSRFLANGSNSAQQELFELIVGTYDDAYFGHFQSFERLRNQPTELLNYVNFSQVVDFMTWRCNELLAECLWRHHAYDCCEIFSKRRSKNGLCWAFNSLETEEGRRMQLLDPMWPWRTGSAGPMSALSVRVLIQPAKHWPGHRETNAMKGIDVMVTEPFVWHNNPFFVAANTETTMEIEPVIYFYDNDTRGVRSDQRQCVFDDEHNSKDFKSLQGYVYMIENCQSECHQEYLVRYCNCTMDLLFPPGQYRSCRAQDLLCLAEHNDLLIYSHNPGEKEFVRNQFQGMSCKCFRNCYSLNYISDVRPAFLPPDVYANNSYVDLDVHFRFETIMVYRTSLVFGWVDLMVSFGGIAGLFLGCSLISGMELAYFLCIEVPAFGLDGLRRRWKARRQMDLGVTVPTPTLNFQQTTPSQLMENYIMQLKAEKAQQQKANFQNWHRITFAQKHVIGK, translated from the exons ATGACACTGGTTTACTTTCCTCCTTCAAagcttcagcagcagcagcagccatcgAGATCCAGTCGCCTGGCCCAACAGTTGGCCCAATCCTCCTGGCAGCTGGCCCTGCGCTTTGGCAAACGGACCACTATCCACGGCCTGGACAGGCTGCTTAGTGCCAAGGCCAGTCGATGGGAGCGATTCGTCTGGCTGTGCACCTTTGTGAGTGCCTTCCTGGGCGCGGTGTACGTTTGCCTGATTCTCTCCGCCCGCTACAACGCCGCCCACTTCCAGACGGTGGTGGATAGCACGCGGTTTCCGGTTTACCGCATACCATTTCCGGTCATAACGATCTGCAACCGGAATCGCCTCAACTGGCAACGCCTGGCGGAGGCGAAGTCAAGATTCCTGGCCAACGGCAGCAACTCCGCCCAGCAGGAGCTCTTCGAGCTGATTGTGGGCACCTACGACGATGCTTACTTCGGTCACTTTCAGTCCTTCGAGCGATTGCGCAACCAGCCAACGGAGCTGCTCAACTATGTCAATTTCAGCCAGGTGGTGGATTTTATGACCTGGCGCTGCAACGAGCTGCTCGCGGAATGCCTGTGGCGCCACCATGCCTACGACTGCTGCGAGATCTTCTCGAAGCGGCGCAGCAAGAACGGCTTGTGCTGGGCTTTCAACTCGCTGGAGACGGAAGAGGGCAGGCGGATGCAGCTGCTCGATCCCATGTGGCCCTGGCGTACTGGGTCGGCGGGTCCCATGAGCGCCCTCTCCGTGCGTGTTCTCATCCAGCCCGCGAAGCACTGGCCGGGGCACAGGGAGACGAATGCCATGAAGGGCATCGATGTCATGGTTACCGAGCCATTTGTGTGGCACAACAATCCGTTCTTCGTGGCCGCGAACACGGAGACGACCATGGAGATCGAACCCGTCATCTACTTCTATGACAACGACACCCGGGGAGTTCGCTCCGACCAGCGCCAGTGCGTCTTCGAT GATGAGCACAACAGCAAGGATTTCAAGTCGCTGCAAGGATACGTTTACATGATTGAAAACTGTCAGTCCGAGTGCCATCAGGAGTACTTGGTGCGCTATTGCAACTGCACAATGGACCTACTGTTTCCACCGG GTCAATATCGATCGTGTCGGGCGCAGGATTTGCTGTGCCTCGCTGAGCACAATG ACCTGCTCATCTACTCCCACAATCCCGGCGAGAAGGAGTTCGTTCGCAACCAATTTCAGGGAATGTCCTGCAAGTGCTTCCGCAACTGCTACTCCCTCAACTACATCAGCGATGTCCGGCCCGCCTTCCTGCCACCGGATGTGTACGCAAACAACTCCTATGTGGACCTGGATGTGCACTTTCGCTTCGAGACCATTATGGTCTATCGCACCAGCCTCGTCTTCGGCTGGGTGGACTTAATGG TTAGCTTTGGAGGAATTGCCGGTCTTTTTCTTGGCTGCTCCCTAATTAGTGGCATGGAACTGGCCTATTTCCTGTGCATTGAGGTGCCGGCCTTTGGGCTGGATGGACTGCGTCGAAGGTGGAAGGCTCGACGGCAGATGGATCTGGGCGTAACCGTGCCCACGCCCACTTTGAACTTTCAACAAACCACGCCCAGTCAGCTGATGGAGAACTACATTATGCAACTGAAGGCTGAGAAGGCGCAACAGCAGAAGGCGAACTTTCAAAACTGGCACCGCATAACATTTGCTCAAAAGCATGTTATTGGCAAGTGA
- the ppk14 gene encoding pickpocket 14, whose product MFVRSTEKETRVVADRIRRQDQNPLAPVNTKSEIQRAWTLLIDSYISRSHIHGLYLLFLPSMRRRMRVLWALALICACTVLFHVSYLLGDRYHNKQFQTIVAHAHASIHHIAFPVVIICNKNRLNWSRLPEIKSLYNITPSQDELFDRILTAYDGFSFHKFNAFDSLLGESLDELNHLNFTEIVIQMSWRCDEILRDCHWQTASRDCCKLFRPRRLPLGYCLAFNELEKRRGTETGINTGLLLRLLLREGQHAPGNSGLKGFWLTVVESSVWFGFPIEVVPHSRTNVAVTAVYHYFDESTLSLPSSWRHCVMDYEEESEHFRTLEGQKYMLENCQAECQQRYLLRYCNCTVDLFYPPSNYPACRLKDLPCLAAHNHLLQNFEQPGEHPYVHREESGLVCECLHNCKSLTLLTDMRKSVQQPWLQPNSSAIESMWLNVYFKKPSMLVYKTNLIYTWVDLIVSFGGICQLCLGCSIISLIEFVFFALYKVPQLYWERFSNEHRSNK is encoded by the exons ATGTTCGTTCGCTCAACTGAAAAGGAAACGCGAGTGGTGGCTGATAGGATACGGCGACAGGACCAAAATCCTTTGGCGCCAGTCAATACAAAATCAGAAATCCAAAGAGCTTGGACTTTACTGATCGATAGCTACATATCCAGATCGCACATCCATGGATTGTATTTGCTCTTCTTACCCTCGATGCGACGACGTATGCG AGTTTTGTGGGCACTGGCCCTGATCTGCGCCTGCACCGTTCTGTTCCACGTTAGCTATTTGCTGGGTGACCGGTACCACAACAAGCAGTTTCAGACCATCGTTGCCCACGCCCATGCCTCAATCCATCACATCGCCTTTCCAGTGGTCATCATCTGCAACAAGAACCGACTGAACTGGTCTCGGCTGCCAGAGATCAAGTCCTTATACAATATTACTCCGTCCCAAGATGAACTCTTTGATCGCATCCTCACCGCCTACGATGGTTTCAGTTTTCACAAATTCAACGCATTCGATTCGCTGCTGGGCGAGTCCTTGGATGAACTTAATCACCTGAACTTCACGGAAATCGTGATCCAGATGTCGTGGAGATGTGACGAAATCCTGAGAGATTGTCACTGGCAGACAGCGTCCAGAGACTGCTGTAAACTCTTTCGACCTCGCCGCCTGCCCCTCGGCTATTGTCTGGCATTCAACGAGCTGGAAAAGCGACGAGGCACGGAGACGGGAATCAACACGGGGCTACTACTGAGGCTACTTTTGCGGGAGGGGCAACATGCTCCGGGGAATTCAGGGCTAAAGGGTTTCTGG CTAACAGTGGTGGAATCTTCAGTGTGGTTCGGTTTCCCCATCGAGGTGGTGCCCCACAGCCGCACCAATGTGGCCGTTACAGCGGTGTACCACTACTTCGACGAGAGCACACTGAGCCTGCCCTCCAGTTGGCGGCACTGCGTCATGGACTACGAGGAGGAGAGCGAGCACTTTCGTACGCTGGAGGGCCAGAAGTATATGCTGGAGAACTGCCAAGCGGAGTGCCAGCAGCGGTATCTGTTGCGCTACTGCAACTGCACCGTTGACCTGTTCTATCCGCCATCCAATTATCCCGCCTGTCGGCTAAAGGATCTGCCCTGCCTGGCGGCACACAACCATTTGCTGCAAAACTTCGAGCAGCCCGGGGAGCATCCCTATGTGCACCGGGAGGAGTCCGGCCTGGTGTGCGAGTGCCTGCACAACTGCAAGTCCCTAACCCTGCTGACCGATATGCGAAAGAGTGTCCAGCAACCCTGGCTACAGCCCAATTCCAGCGCCATCGAGAGCATGTGGCTCAACGTTTACTTCAAGAAGCCCTCCATGCTGGTCTACAAGACCAACCTGATTTACACCTGGGTGGACTTGATTG TTTCATTTGGAGGCATTTGTCAGCTTTGCTTGGGATGTTCAATTATCAGCCTCATCGAATTCGTATTCTTTGCGCTGTACAAAGTGCCTCAACTCTATTGGGAGCGTTTTTCGAACGAACATCGAAGCAACAAATAA
- the CG9500 gene encoding uncharacterized protein: MRSVWIYVAFLGLSFYSTEAMDSESFQNDTAIRNKPELKSLYKLVLALLEENQSNASTENIQKSSSDLNTTGLSGRYPSQCPTYPPAHGIYTVQVLGLKPFQVSCDAEIAGTGWTVMARRTSNKLNFFRSWAEYKNGFGQLDGDFFIGLDKLHAITKSQPHELYIHLEDFEGQTRYAHYDEIFIESENKFYAMTKLGEFTGDAGDSMIHNRNQNFSTFDRDNDGWHKNCAEEYVGAWWHLNCTYSNLFGIYVKGDEGQYFQWKGIVWHSWRTESYSYKVMQMMVRPKCHCSG, translated from the exons ATGCGATCAGTGTGGATATATGTGGCATTTCTGGGTCTCTCATTTTATTCAACGGAAGCGATGGATAGTGAG AGTTTTCAAAATGATACCGCTATCAG AAACAAACCCGAACTAAAATCGTTGTACAAATTGGTACTCGCCCTGCTCGAGGAAAACCAATCCAATGCTAGTACTGAAAATATCCAGAAGAGTAGTTCAGATTTAAATACAACTGGATTGTCCGGAAGATATCCCAGCCAGTGTCCCACCTATCCACCTGCTCACGGAATCTATACCGTTCAGGTGTTGGGACTGAAGCCCTTCCAGGTGTCTTGCGATGCAGAGATTGCCGGAACTGGATGGACTGTGATGGCCCGCCGCACCAGCAACAAGTTGAACTTCTTCCGCAGCTGGGCGGAGTACAAAAACGGCTTCGGGCAGCTCGATGGAGATTTCTTCATTGGCTTGGACAAATTGCATGCCATAACTAAGTCACAGCCCCATGAGTTATACATACACCTTGAGGACTTTGAAGGACAGACACGATATGCGCATTACGATGAAATCTTTATCGAAAGCGAAAACAAGTTCTATGCAATGACCAAACTGGGCGAATTTACCGGCGACGCAGGGGACTCCATGATTCACAACAGGAACCAAAACTTCTCCACTTTCGATAGGGACAATGATGGGTGGCACAAAAACTGTGCCGAGGAGTATGTGGGTGCTTGGTGGCATTTGAACTGCACTTACAG tAATCTATTCGGCATCTATGTGAAAGGTGATGAGGGGCAGTACTTTCAGTGGAAGGGCATCGTCTGGCATTCTTGGCGCACTGAGAGTTATTCCTACAAGGTGATGCAAATGATGGTTCGACCGAAATGCCATTGCTCAGGATAG